A single genomic interval of Candidatus Rokuibacteriota bacterium harbors:
- a CDS encoding acyl-CoA dehydrogenase family protein: protein MEDFGLEREHREFRDAFRRFVTARIAPLAEAGERERRFPREVYGVLRDGGFLAVNFPEAVGGGGADLLTACIFYEELTRSAAGVSAGVFAHQHLAAGPVLRIGTEEQQREFLVPALRGERIGAFGLTEPDAGSDIRGIKTRARRDGGDWVLNGSKLYITNGSIADFMVLAARTGEGRSVDALSLFLVETRDPGVSARDLVKVGNHSSSTAFMSLEDVRVPARRVLGQVGQGLGQLKATLTEGRILVANRGLGLAQEAYEAILRYAGERQAFGKPIGSFQAVAFKIADMAARVDAARLMIYRAARLHMAGRECIREASMAKYLASETAVRVTSEALLLHGGAGYMEEMKVARLYRDAPEAWIGEGTNEIQLSVIARSLGLL from the coding sequence TGAGCGCCGCTTCCCGCGGGAGGTCTACGGGGTGCTCCGCGACGGCGGCTTCCTCGCGGTGAACTTCCCCGAGGCCGTCGGCGGCGGGGGGGCCGATCTGCTCACGGCCTGCATCTTCTACGAGGAGCTGACGCGCTCCGCCGCCGGCGTCTCCGCGGGCGTCTTCGCCCACCAGCACCTGGCCGCCGGCCCCGTCCTGCGCATCGGGACGGAGGAGCAGCAGCGCGAGTTCCTCGTGCCGGCGCTGCGCGGCGAGCGGATCGGTGCCTTCGGCCTCACCGAGCCGGATGCCGGAAGCGACATCCGCGGCATCAAGACCCGGGCGCGCCGCGACGGCGGCGACTGGGTGCTGAACGGCAGCAAGCTCTACATCACCAACGGGTCCATCGCCGACTTCATGGTGCTGGCGGCACGCACCGGGGAGGGACGCTCGGTCGACGCGCTCTCGCTCTTTCTCGTGGAGACGAGAGACCCCGGCGTCAGCGCGCGCGACCTCGTGAAGGTGGGCAACCACTCCTCCTCCACGGCCTTCATGAGCCTCGAGGACGTGCGCGTCCCCGCCCGCCGCGTCCTGGGGCAGGTGGGGCAGGGGCTCGGCCAGCTCAAGGCGACGCTCACCGAGGGGCGCATCCTCGTCGCCAACCGGGGGCTGGGCCTGGCCCAGGAGGCCTACGAGGCGATCCTTCGCTACGCGGGAGAGCGGCAGGCGTTCGGCAAGCCCATCGGGAGCTTCCAGGCGGTGGCCTTCAAGATCGCCGACATGGCGGCGCGGGTGGACGCCGCCCGCCTGATGATCTACCGTGCGGCCCGGCTCCACATGGCGGGGCGCGAGTGCATCCGCGAGGCCTCCATGGCCAAGTACCTGGCCAGCGAGACGGCCGTGCGCGTCACGAGCGAGGCGCTCCTGCTCCATGGCGGGGCCGGCTACATGGAGGAGATGAAGGTGGCGCGCCTCTACCGGGACGCCCCCGAGGCCTGGATCGGCGAGGGCACCAACGAGATCCAGCTGAGCGTCATCGCGCGGAGCCTGGGGCTCCTCTGA